Proteins from a single region of Sphaerochaeta globosa str. Buddy:
- a CDS encoding aldo/keto reductase — protein MNTYTAAQTRYDAMQYRYAGQSGLKLPVLSLGLWHNFGDGVDDAVCRQMIGTAFDQGITHFDLANNYGPPAGSAETRFGKMLCDQFGSYRDEMLISTKAGYYMWPGPYGEWGSRKYLISSCDASLKRMGLEYVDIFYHHRPDPNTPLEETMGALAQLVRQGKALYVGISNYHRTDALKAMALLKEMGCPCVLNQVRYSMLDRWVEDDHLLDGMKGEAGTICFSPLAQGLLSNRYLDGSIPPDSRASKSYFLKPETITKERVELLNGLNAIARERGQNLSEMAISWLLVDKRVTSVLIGASSAEQLKVNLKAVENKSDFTNKELSEIDALCKRWK, from the coding sequence ATGAATACCTATACAGCAGCACAGACTCGATATGATGCAATGCAGTACCGCTACGCAGGACAAAGCGGTTTGAAACTTCCCGTTCTCTCCTTGGGCCTCTGGCACAACTTCGGAGACGGAGTGGACGATGCTGTGTGCAGACAGATGATCGGCACCGCATTCGACCAGGGAATTACCCATTTCGACCTTGCCAACAACTACGGCCCGCCTGCTGGAAGTGCAGAAACCCGGTTCGGCAAGATGCTTTGTGATCAGTTTGGATCCTATCGCGACGAAATGCTGATCTCCACCAAGGCAGGCTATTACATGTGGCCCGGTCCCTATGGGGAGTGGGGCAGCCGCAAGTACCTGATCAGCAGTTGTGATGCGAGCCTGAAGCGCATGGGGCTTGAGTATGTGGATATATTCTACCACCACCGCCCCGACCCCAACACGCCCCTTGAGGAGACGATGGGAGCCCTCGCCCAGTTGGTCAGGCAGGGAAAGGCGTTGTATGTAGGGATCTCCAACTACCATAGAACCGATGCACTTAAGGCCATGGCATTGCTCAAGGAGATGGGGTGTCCCTGTGTACTCAATCAGGTCCGTTACTCTATGCTCGACCGATGGGTCGAGGACGACCATCTGTTGGATGGCATGAAAGGCGAGGCGGGAACCATCTGTTTCTCACCGCTCGCCCAAGGCCTGCTCTCCAACCGCTACCTCGATGGCAGCATCCCCCCCGACTCCCGGGCGAGTAAAAGCTATTTCCTCAAGCCTGAGACGATTACTAAGGAGCGGGTGGAGCTTCTCAACGGTTTGAACGCCATTGCCCGGGAACGTGGGCAGAACTTGTCAGAGATGGCAATTTCCTGGCTTCTGGTGGACAAGCGGGTCACCAGCGTGCTCATCGGCGCCAGCAGTGCCGAGCAACTGAAGGTGAATCTGAAGGCTGTAGAGAATAAGTCCGACTTTACCAATAAGGAGCTCTCGGAGATTGATGCACTGTGCAAAAGGTGGAAGTGA
- a CDS encoding DUF1538 domain-containing protein produces MNLLYGKVKEVLQSLVPLVLVVVALCFTIIEVETDMFIRFLVGSTMLLVGLALFLWGIDLSMHPIGVYMSNEVATSKTFLGVVILSFLLGFLITVAEPDLLILGSQIEEASGHTLSSRLIVYMVSGGVGLLISLGILRLLRDKPSINIFLLMTYLVILVLGFLVSEEFLAISFDASGATTGALTTPFVLALTLGLSQAKGGRHAEENSFGLVGIMSAGPILAVMCISFITGQHTIQGEASVFIPSVGVIAPILESIPATLRESLIALLPITLLFFVYNGFKFKLKRKEILGIIKGLLLVLIGLVLFLSGVHAGFMDMGRVIGMQIASMDTRLLIAVGFLFGLIVVLMEPAVHVLGVQIEEVTGGTIPLGLIRLTLSLGAAIAISLSMVRITVPEVKLWYFLLPGFAFALFLSFWCNPVFVGIAFDAGGVASGPMMATFVLAFAQGAASAIPTANVLVDGFGVIAMVAMAPVFSIMLLGTIFRQKKTRHGAQEIPMVKMAAASEEKAVDHTCILVVVNRGFAAEVVDLARKHGAAGATILHGRGSAEERAARIPFINLELQPEREMVLLITPQNISNRVAEQLIAERQSVFDGFLSVYGSPTEAFIKTYAVRDEEKPSNSEG; encoded by the coding sequence ATGAATCTTCTCTATGGTAAAGTCAAGGAAGTCCTGCAATCACTGGTCCCTCTCGTGCTGGTTGTGGTGGCATTATGTTTTACCATCATAGAAGTGGAAACGGATATGTTTATTCGCTTCTTGGTTGGAAGTACGATGCTCTTGGTGGGGCTTGCTCTTTTCTTATGGGGAATCGACCTATCCATGCACCCCATCGGCGTGTACATGTCCAATGAGGTTGCTACTTCCAAAACCTTCCTAGGGGTGGTGATTTTAAGTTTTTTGTTGGGATTTCTCATTACGGTTGCCGAGCCTGATCTTTTGATCCTGGGTTCACAAATTGAGGAAGCGTCGGGCCATACCCTCTCAAGCAGGCTCATTGTATATATGGTGTCAGGCGGGGTGGGCCTGCTGATTTCACTGGGCATTCTCCGCCTGCTCAGGGATAAGCCATCGATCAATATCTTCCTGCTGATGACCTACTTGGTCATTCTTGTACTGGGCTTTCTAGTTTCTGAGGAGTTTCTTGCAATATCGTTCGATGCTTCAGGAGCAACCACTGGAGCTTTGACGACTCCTTTCGTACTGGCTTTAACACTTGGGCTATCCCAGGCGAAAGGCGGCAGGCATGCCGAGGAAAACTCATTTGGCTTGGTTGGCATCATGAGTGCCGGACCCATCCTCGCAGTCATGTGCATCTCTTTCATCACCGGGCAGCATACCATTCAAGGTGAGGCCAGTGTGTTTATTCCTTCCGTCGGGGTAATCGCTCCGATTCTGGAAAGTATTCCTGCAACATTAAGGGAGTCCCTGATCGCGCTCCTGCCGATCACGCTCTTGTTTTTTGTGTACAACGGATTCAAATTTAAACTGAAGCGAAAGGAAATCCTTGGGATTATCAAAGGCCTATTGCTTGTACTTATCGGTCTAGTGTTGTTTCTATCCGGTGTACACGCAGGCTTCATGGATATGGGCAGGGTGATTGGTATGCAGATCGCCTCGATGGATACGAGACTCCTTATAGCAGTAGGATTCCTCTTCGGCCTGATCGTCGTCCTCATGGAGCCGGCAGTGCATGTCCTGGGCGTACAGATCGAGGAAGTCACTGGAGGTACCATACCTCTCGGACTCATCCGTCTGACACTCTCTTTGGGTGCAGCCATCGCTATTTCACTCTCCATGGTTCGCATCACTGTTCCTGAAGTGAAGTTATGGTATTTCCTGCTCCCGGGTTTTGCTTTCGCTTTGTTCTTGTCGTTTTGGTGCAATCCCGTGTTTGTCGGCATCGCATTTGATGCAGGAGGGGTTGCTTCCGGTCCGATGATGGCAACCTTCGTTCTGGCCTTTGCACAAGGAGCCGCCTCGGCCATCCCGACAGCAAACGTGTTGGTGGATGGATTCGGCGTCATTGCCATGGTTGCCATGGCTCCAGTTTTTTCCATCATGCTGTTAGGAACAATATTCAGGCAAAAGAAAACCAGGCATGGTGCGCAAGAAATACCCATGGTGAAGATGGCAGCCGCTTCAGAAGAAAAAGCTGTTGACCACACATGCATCCTCGTGGTTGTCAATCGCGGTTTTGCCGCCGAGGTAGTCGACCTTGCCCGAAAACATGGAGCAGCCGGTGCCACCATCCTGCATGGAAGAGGCAGTGCTGAAGAGAGAGCAGCAAGAATTCCCTTCATCAACTTGGAATTGCAGCCCGAGAGGGAGATGGTATTGCTCATCACGCCACAGAACATCAGCAATCGTGTTGCTGAGCAATTGATTGCCGAGCGGCAGAGTGTTTTCGACGGTTTCTTATCGGTCTATGGTTCTCCAACCGAAGCTTTCATCAAGACCTACGCTGTACGAGATGAAGAAAAGCCCTCCAATTCAGAGGGCTGA
- a CDS encoding iron-containing alcohol dehydrogenase: MSTMSFSIPRTIYYGEGSLEKLSTLKGKRAAIVTGGSSMKKFGFLEQTVALLQKAGIESIIIDGVEPNPSVETVKKGAQSMLDFGPDWIVAIGGGSALDAAKVMWCFYEHPELSFEDIITPGSMPALRTKAKFIAIPSTSGTASEITAFSVITDTAKHIKYPIVAADMVPDIAILDPALPMTMPKHITANTGMDVMAHAVEALASTAATAFTDPYAIQAIKMVLESLPVAYAEPKNMAAREAMHEASALAGMAFTNASLGLVHSMAHKIGGEFGVTHGLANAILLPYVIAYNRKFSDKYDYAEKILGLGDLCKAIDGMNKKMGIPSTFKDCTEVDFNEAKFKEVLDRMSKNAWEDPCTLTNPGKPTIADVKMLFEAAYYGKAVK; the protein is encoded by the coding sequence ATGAGTACCATGAGTTTTTCCATTCCCCGAACCATCTATTACGGAGAAGGTTCACTTGAAAAACTTTCCACGTTGAAAGGCAAACGCGCCGCTATCGTCACTGGAGGGAGCTCCATGAAAAAATTCGGTTTTCTCGAGCAGACAGTAGCCCTGCTTCAGAAAGCCGGTATCGAGTCGATCATCATCGACGGGGTTGAACCCAACCCCTCGGTCGAGACCGTCAAAAAGGGTGCGCAGAGCATGCTCGATTTTGGTCCCGATTGGATCGTAGCCATCGGAGGCGGCTCGGCTCTGGATGCAGCAAAAGTCATGTGGTGCTTCTATGAGCATCCCGAGCTCAGCTTCGAGGATATCATCACACCCGGAAGCATGCCCGCCCTGCGTACCAAGGCCAAGTTCATTGCCATCCCTTCAACCAGTGGAACTGCAAGCGAAATTACTGCGTTCAGTGTTATCACCGATACTGCAAAGCACATTAAATACCCGATTGTAGCAGCCGATATGGTTCCCGATATCGCCATCCTCGACCCTGCACTTCCGATGACCATGCCCAAGCATATCACCGCTAATACCGGGATGGATGTCATGGCCCATGCGGTGGAAGCCCTCGCTTCGACTGCAGCGACGGCTTTCACCGATCCGTATGCCATCCAGGCGATCAAGATGGTGCTCGAGAGCCTGCCGGTAGCGTACGCAGAGCCGAAGAACATGGCCGCCCGTGAAGCAATGCATGAAGCTTCCGCCTTAGCCGGCATGGCCTTTACCAATGCCTCCCTGGGCTTGGTCCATTCGATGGCCCATAAAATCGGAGGGGAATTCGGTGTCACCCATGGCCTTGCCAATGCCATTCTGCTTCCCTATGTCATCGCCTACAACCGCAAATTCAGTGACAAGTATGACTATGCTGAAAAAATTCTGGGACTTGGGGACCTTTGCAAGGCAATCGATGGGATGAACAAGAAAATGGGTATCCCCTCCACGTTCAAGGATTGCACCGAGGTTGACTTCAACGAGGCAAAATTCAAGGAAGTACTGGACCGCATGAGCAAGAATGCATGGGAAGATCCTTGTACGCTGACCAATCCCGGAAAGCCTACCATAGCAGATGTAAAAATGCTTTTTGAGGCTGCTTACTACGGGAAGGCAGTAAAATAA
- a CDS encoding ketopantoate reductase family protein, whose protein sequence is MKKITLIGCGAVGALYGLRLHNLLGNQHVCFLVDDDRKKRYEQQGILLNGERAPFRYCTAEEAQVADLIILATKNHHLGAAIELMRSSVGPKTVILSLLNGIESEQLLASAFGQEKVLYSFAVGLNSTHMGNTITYTAEGRIVFGEKDNAISERVVAIKDLFESAGIAYVVPEDIQLQMWNKFMLNTTYNTISSLLYATYSEFDQPSVLNLAHLICKEVQLVAQCEGGHLPDSLIEQNHKIVCSLGVEGKTSMCQDMEAGRKTENAWFCGTVIKLGNKHGIPTPTCQALSLLVEAKEHIVLSGQAQKRR, encoded by the coding sequence ATGAAGAAGATTACACTTATCGGCTGCGGGGCTGTTGGAGCTCTTTACGGACTAAGGCTTCATAATCTGCTGGGCAACCAGCATGTCTGTTTTCTGGTCGATGATGACCGAAAGAAACGCTACGAGCAGCAGGGCATCCTACTCAACGGCGAACGGGCACCCTTTCGCTACTGTACTGCTGAAGAGGCACAGGTAGCCGACCTGATCATTCTCGCAACGAAGAACCATCATTTGGGAGCCGCAATTGAGTTGATGAGGTCCTCAGTCGGTCCAAAAACTGTAATTCTTTCCTTGCTCAACGGCATCGAGAGTGAACAGCTTCTAGCTTCGGCATTCGGGCAGGAGAAAGTTCTGTACAGCTTTGCCGTCGGACTGAACTCCACCCATATGGGCAATACCATCACCTATACAGCCGAGGGACGTATTGTGTTTGGTGAGAAGGACAACGCGATCAGCGAGCGGGTTGTGGCGATCAAGGACCTCTTTGAAAGCGCGGGCATAGCCTACGTGGTTCCAGAGGATATCCAGCTGCAGATGTGGAACAAGTTCATGCTCAACACAACCTACAACACGATCAGCAGTCTACTCTACGCAACCTATTCTGAATTCGACCAACCATCGGTACTGAACTTGGCCCATCTGATCTGTAAGGAAGTACAACTGGTGGCACAATGCGAAGGAGGGCACCTGCCTGACTCCCTGATAGAACAGAACCATAAAATCGTCTGCAGCCTCGGAGTTGAGGGCAAGACCTCAATGTGTCAGGATATGGAGGCAGGCAGGAAGACCGAGAACGCCTGGTTCTGCGGGACGGTGATCAAGCTGGGCAACAAGCATGGTATACCTACCCCCACCTGTCAGGCACTATCGCTTTTGGTGGAGGCCAAGGAGCATATCGTTCTCAGCGGCCAAGCTCAGAAAAGGCGTTGA
- a CDS encoding uracil-xanthine permease family protein: MANQPSSFVKYGPADKPPLGQWIPLSIQHVFAMFGATILVPILTGLSPSTALFTAGTGTLLYILITGAKVPAFLGSSFAFIPALIAISSSYGVAYAMGGAFVSGLFYTLVAFIIKKAGYAWLNKALPPVVIGSVIVVIGMNLAPTAMGMAMNDASGNYSLFYLSIAAVTLALTIVANIFSKGFFSIIPILLGLFGGYFFALILGLLFPQYALISFAAVKEAAWFGLPSFALPKFNLVAAVTFIIVSLATICEHLGDTLTISKVVGKDFYKDPGLDRTLAGDGIATLWASFWGGPPNTTYGENIGVLALTRVYSVWVTGGAAVVAILLSFFPKFGALIQTIPNPVLGGISMLLFGTIASSGLRTLVDAGVNYEDKRNLTISSVILVIGIGGGTLSFAMGQNLTFSLAGVALATLVGILLNLALPKTQV; the protein is encoded by the coding sequence ATGGCAAACCAACCATCCAGCTTTGTAAAGTATGGTCCGGCCGACAAGCCGCCATTGGGACAGTGGATTCCTTTGAGTATCCAGCATGTCTTCGCGATGTTCGGTGCGACCATTCTCGTACCCATCCTCACCGGATTGAGCCCCAGTACGGCGCTCTTCACCGCTGGTACGGGAACCCTGCTCTACATCCTGATTACCGGGGCAAAGGTTCCGGCTTTCTTGGGTTCTTCGTTTGCATTCATCCCTGCCCTTATAGCCATCAGCAGTAGTTATGGGGTGGCCTATGCCATGGGTGGTGCCTTCGTCTCCGGTCTTTTCTATACCCTGGTAGCCTTCATCATCAAGAAAGCCGGGTATGCATGGTTGAACAAAGCCCTGCCACCGGTAGTCATCGGCTCGGTCATCGTAGTCATCGGCATGAACCTTGCTCCCACCGCAATGGGGATGGCAATGAACGATGCAAGCGGCAACTACAGCCTCTTCTACCTGTCAATCGCAGCAGTCACACTGGCTCTTACCATTGTGGCAAACATTTTCTCCAAGGGCTTTTTCAGTATTATCCCGATTCTCCTGGGCCTGTTCGGGGGCTACTTCTTCGCCCTCATTCTCGGGCTTCTTTTTCCTCAGTATGCCTTGATCAGCTTTGCAGCAGTCAAAGAGGCTGCTTGGTTCGGGCTTCCCTCCTTTGCCCTTCCCAAGTTCAATTTGGTGGCGGCCGTAACCTTTATTATAGTATCGCTGGCAACCATCTGCGAACACCTTGGAGATACCCTGACCATTTCCAAAGTAGTGGGAAAGGACTTCTACAAGGATCCAGGCCTCGACAGGACGCTTGCCGGTGATGGTATTGCAACGCTTTGGGCATCGTTCTGGGGTGGACCTCCCAACACCACCTACGGTGAGAACATCGGAGTATTGGCACTTACCCGCGTTTACAGCGTCTGGGTAACCGGTGGAGCCGCAGTGGTTGCAATCCTCCTGTCATTCTTCCCCAAATTCGGAGCACTTATTCAGACCATTCCGAATCCAGTGCTCGGAGGCATCTCGATGCTGCTCTTCGGCACCATTGCTTCCAGCGGACTCAGAACGCTGGTTGATGCAGGAGTGAATTATGAGGACAAGCGCAACTTGACCATCAGCAGCGTGATTCTGGTCATCGGCATCGGTGGGGGAACCCTTTCCTTTGCAATGGGCCAGAACCTGACCTTCTCGCTTGCCGGCGTCGCACTTGCTACGCTTGTCGGCATTCTCTTGAACCTTGCCTTGCCCAAGACCCAGGTATAA
- a CDS encoding HRDC domain-containing protein: MHTYTLIDSDAKLNLLQSQWKEQGITTVAMDFEGEFNLHIYGEHLCLIQLFDGSAYALVDPFTLSKEALKAFLEDASLLKVMFDCASDSALVRKQYDILLDGVYDIRIAALALGYIGNLTGLVERYIPEAEKPNLSSKKKNQMTNWLIRPLKSDQIEYALSDVEHLLVLKDILDGEVEKKGLTEKVALEMLQAGKSKGPDKPGWTKFSSWKYLSREEKVFLKHFFIARDELARKYNVPAVRILEKHLLLEMAKDVPSSDADFHVYCNNCTAKKLTELTAKLKIAKINAFSELGR; this comes from the coding sequence ATGCATACATACACCTTGATTGACTCCGATGCAAAACTGAATCTGTTGCAGTCACAATGGAAAGAGCAGGGCATCACTACGGTTGCCATGGATTTTGAAGGGGAGTTCAACCTGCATATCTACGGGGAACACCTCTGTCTCATCCAACTTTTTGATGGATCAGCCTACGCGTTGGTCGACCCATTCACCCTTTCCAAAGAGGCCCTGAAGGCCTTCTTGGAGGATGCTTCCCTCCTCAAGGTGATGTTCGACTGTGCCAGCGACTCAGCCTTGGTGCGCAAGCAATATGATATCTTGCTCGATGGGGTGTACGATATTCGCATTGCAGCCCTGGCTCTCGGATATATCGGCAACCTTACCGGGTTGGTGGAGCGCTATATACCTGAGGCGGAAAAGCCCAACCTCTCCAGCAAAAAGAAAAACCAGATGACCAACTGGCTTATCCGTCCGCTGAAGAGCGACCAGATTGAATACGCCCTCTCCGATGTTGAGCACCTGCTTGTTCTTAAGGATATCCTGGATGGGGAAGTGGAGAAAAAGGGACTGACTGAGAAAGTCGCCCTTGAAATGCTGCAGGCTGGAAAGAGCAAGGGACCGGACAAACCGGGTTGGACCAAGTTCTCCTCGTGGAAATATCTCTCTCGGGAGGAGAAGGTCTTTCTTAAGCACTTCTTCATTGCCCGCGATGAATTGGCCCGCAAGTATAACGTACCTGCAGTCAGGATTCTGGAAAAGCACCTTTTGCTGGAGATGGCAAAGGATGTTCCCTCATCGGATGCAGATTTTCATGTGTACTGCAACAATTGCACAGCAAAGAAGCTAACCGAACTGACTGCCAAGCTGAAAATCGCAAAAATCAACGCCTTTTCTGAGCTTGGCCGCTGA
- a CDS encoding M20/M25/M40 family metallo-hydrolase, whose product MQTLLDTFLELVAFDSPSFEEQHIALLLEHALLEAGLSTDYDEAGNLYAYLPGTGPTILFNAHMDTVELARGAKAVIQDGIIRTDGTTALGADDKAALAAILFALRTIKNEKREHPNLVILFTVAEEQGLLGAKQLQKEKLGGVQYGYTFDASQSVGLAITAAPSYDKIEATFLGKGAHAGFKPESGISAIQMASLAVSSMPLLRIDSETTANVGSFLAPGAKNIVCDKAHLVFEARSLDNAKLKKQTDTMVQALKDAAQRYGGQVTIQHDHLYEVYHHAQDSTVLATFKSACTKLGLPYREEPTLGGSDANILNELGIPTLVCGIGYEEAHTTREYIPISELQRLGALVLELARL is encoded by the coding sequence ATGCAAACTCTCCTAGACACGTTTTTGGAACTGGTAGCGTTCGACTCCCCGTCCTTCGAGGAGCAACACATTGCGTTGTTGCTCGAGCATGCACTGCTTGAGGCGGGACTGAGTACCGACTATGACGAAGCGGGAAACCTCTACGCCTACCTGCCCGGAACAGGCCCCACCATCCTCTTCAACGCCCATATGGACACCGTTGAGCTGGCCAGGGGTGCGAAGGCTGTCATCCAGGACGGTATCATCAGGACCGACGGAACAACCGCCCTCGGTGCCGATGATAAGGCCGCCCTCGCTGCCATCCTCTTCGCCTTGAGAACGATCAAGAATGAGAAGCGCGAGCATCCCAACTTGGTCATACTCTTCACTGTTGCCGAAGAGCAGGGACTCCTAGGTGCCAAACAACTACAAAAAGAGAAGCTTGGTGGTGTCCAGTACGGCTATACCTTCGATGCATCGCAGAGCGTAGGGTTAGCCATCACAGCCGCCCCATCCTACGATAAGATCGAGGCTACCTTCCTCGGCAAGGGTGCCCATGCAGGATTCAAGCCTGAAAGCGGAATCAGTGCCATCCAGATGGCAAGTCTTGCGGTAAGTTCCATGCCGCTATTGCGCATAGACAGCGAAACCACCGCCAATGTAGGGTCCTTCCTTGCCCCGGGAGCAAAGAATATTGTCTGCGACAAGGCCCATCTGGTTTTCGAAGCACGCAGCTTGGATAATGCCAAGCTCAAGAAACAGACAGACACCATGGTGCAAGCCCTCAAGGATGCTGCCCAAAGGTATGGCGGCCAGGTAACGATACAGCACGATCACCTCTATGAGGTCTATCACCATGCACAAGACAGCACCGTGCTGGCAACGTTCAAAAGCGCCTGCACGAAGCTTGGCCTTCCGTACCGCGAGGAACCCACCTTGGGAGGAAGCGATGCCAACATCCTCAACGAACTGGGCATTCCCACCTTGGTGTGCGGCATCGGCTATGAAGAAGCTCATACTACACGTGAGTATATTCCCATCAGTGAATTACAGCGTCTGGGCGCCTTGGTATTGGAGTTGGCTAGGCTATGA
- a CDS encoding iron chaperone, with translation MHCAKGGSETMNEYATEVDDYIKQFDGEKQQRLQAIRALVHRMVPSVSECISWRMPTFRLAEGGNIIQMAAFKSHIGLYPEPDTIQALKAELAGFPTSKGAIQLPLEIPLPLELIAIIIGYRLNLLQEKQ, from the coding sequence ATGCACTGTGCAAAAGGTGGAAGTGAAACAATGAATGAATATGCAACAGAGGTGGATGACTACATCAAGCAATTCGATGGCGAGAAGCAACAACGATTGCAAGCAATTCGTGCATTGGTGCATCGGATGGTCCCTTCTGTAAGCGAATGCATTTCGTGGAGAATGCCCACCTTCAGGCTTGCCGAAGGTGGGAACATCATCCAGATGGCAGCGTTCAAGAGCCATATCGGACTCTACCCTGAGCCTGATACAATACAAGCGCTTAAGGCCGAACTGGCAGGGTTTCCCACCAGCAAGGGGGCGATTCAGCTGCCGCTGGAAATTCCGCTGCCCTTGGAGCTGATTGCAATAATTATTGGGTATCGACTCAACCTTTTGCAAGAGAAGCAATAA